Part of the Pangasianodon hypophthalmus isolate fPanHyp1 chromosome 9, fPanHyp1.pri, whole genome shotgun sequence genome is shown below.
AATCTTCATCCTTCTCAACTTGTCTGCAGCCTTTGATACTAATCACCAGATCATTGGGAGCTAAACCATGACTGGGTTTTTGATATGTCTTTCCTAAACTACCATGGAGCATGGAGAGATTCAGTTTCATCTCCTCACAGCCTCAATACTGGAGTTCCCCAGAGGTCAGGTTTTGGTCCgttgttgttttctttacatattaAATGTCTGGGTAGAGCGATCAGATCTCATGGCTTGTCCTATCACTGATACACGGATTGCCCACACAACTTCTCTTTCCTCCATTCATTACTCCATGTCCACCGTTCTGAAATCATGTCCTTGATAAAGACCTATCATCTAAAAATTAACCTCTACAAAGTACACCTGATCTTCCTACTGGTTAAGAATTCTCAGTACTGGACCTCTCAATCACTGTCCATGCAACACACAGCTACAAATTTCTCTGTGATTTTCCGTGATGCCCTCACCATCTCCGATCACATCAAATTAAATGCAGATTTCACACAACATTAGAAAAATGAAGTTTTCTGACTACGGAATGCATTCTTCATACAGGCTCTACAAGCTCTACTGGTCTCGCTTAATATGTTATATCTCCTCTTTCACAATGTTTTCAAACAGTATCTACATACCTGATAAAATGAGTAATGACTGTAGGTATAAAGTAGATGAACTTAATATATTGGCAGCGGAGTGTATGTAATAGGTTGCACATAGATGAGGACAAGACAGATGGTGTAAATAAgctttgttgtgtttatttcctgCTCTAACAAGAACTAGTCATGTTGTTATTACTGTGCTACCATACAGTTGTGATGCCATGTGATAacattatttataccacagcattgttgaatacttgattctgattctgatcagaatggtgttgattaattttctataacagcagctgtagATTTAAATTAATGCACTTCTAGTGCACTTCTAGTTCtaattcattattgtttttatagtaacaacttacacaggccCTATGACAGATgctccacacaaacagattcaaaaatgtatgtaatagtTGATATGCTCAAGTTCAAGTGCAAGtacaagtggctttattgtcatttcaaccatatacagctggtagagtacacagtgaaacgaaacaacgctccgccaggaccatggtgctatataaacaacacagagctatatgagactacacagaactaaataagactacaaagacatacacaggactacataaagtacaCGTGTGCAAACGTGAGCAAACAtctgcaaacagcacaagacactACAATAATTAGTAAAACaagacaataggcacagtaaaggacagtgcagTGCCAACCATTACACCGTGTGGGATAAAGTACAGATagatattacaatataataataataaatgttgtaaACATAACACACTAGTTAGCAGCATAAATGCAGGTAGTCAGTACAATATTTTGATTACAGAATTTTAGCAGCAgtttaagaaagaaatctggcaaaaaattgcaaagggagtggaacggtgttcagttgagtatgagtgtgtgtgcgtgggttggtgtcagtccagtttctgagtattgaggagtctgatggcttggaggaagaaactgttacacaatCTGGCCATGACGGCCCGAATGTTTTGGTACCTTtggccagatggcaggagggtgaagagtttgtgtgaggggtgcagcgtgtggtgaggttttctgttaggagatatttatttagcttctttggaaggagtctccagtgtcagtcctttgtaacagtcagaggtaaagctgtaagagaCACCTAAGAGAGGCTTCAGGAcggaggactttgtgctttccagtttctcagtaacatgacaagctgcatttttattaacttcaagaagaagaaaaaagaaagagaaggaatgaatgtttatagctgttaaaatataaatgataactaACTTGGGATcttgaatgttccacaacatagACATAACCCCTGCAAAATgtcactttgggacatgctgtttttgATAATCACCTTTGGGGTGGTAGTGGCACTAATCGATTATTTTCTCacaacagcatgccctgtaGGGTTTTACATGACATCATAAATGAGAAGTCACAGATGGAGGCAAAccaaaaagttacaaaaaggTAGCTCTCTAGACCAAGTGCAAGGTAAGGTGAAAGACAAGGGATTTTGTTTTACTTGAAACGTAAGGCTATAAAtcaatcagatttttttaaaaataataaaaatatttaaaaaataaatgtgctgtACGCTGTACCTTTAAGGTGCTTTAAAACATCAAAATTTGAAGAAAGCACATAACAGGTCATCAAGAAAAAATTCTATAGGACCTTCAAATGGAAGAGAGATGATTTTTAGGGATCATATGTATTTGCATACACCAAGAGCTTACTACACTATATGTAATGTGCTGAAGATTCTCCTGTGGCAGAAATCCTGACCGTTGTACTGACACTGTAGACTACTtccataatgtttaataaatgtcttttaCAGACAGCTTCagcacatcaacaattatatttttctttgttaaataacaataaaatatgtttattagtagtattagattatatggagcaaTATCTAAAGAACACCTAAAGAATTAAACATGgaaattaaaagatttaaacATGCAGTATATTTACATTCAGTTTCGGGAAGAAAACAGATTTAATCGATTTTAATGGACATATTTAGgatttgtccaattacttcaGTGAGTATATCTACATTTTTCTTACTGATATGATTAACTAATATTTTGGAGATTTCAGGAAGCCTTTATGTGTTGTTCTAAAATATGGGGTTGATGTACAGCAGACAGTTCTTCTTTGACATtgacatgttttattgtttttttggtaTAACAGCTGCTTCTGTGGATAATGCCATATAAATACATTAGTTACCATTACGACATATTTCAGTTACACTTTCCATTCTCATGGGTACAACCTTTTcatgaattaaagaaaaaatagataaatatatagcATGTTTTCAGAAtgaacaacatacacacatttttttatcccTTGTTTGTAGACTCATTTGAAAAGAGCTCTAGTAACCTGAAAAGTTTACTTTTGGAGACTTTTTAACCGTTCACAAAGCAGTCATGTGCTTTCACTTCTTGTATCCAGAgttagttgtttttttccctcatgatGCTACTCAATGTAAATTTAAGCCActttttcagaatcagaatcagaaacacttTATTGCTTATGAGTTGTGCTCACAGGAATTGGTTTTAATGGACACTTGTAATGGATatgtatatgaaatataatttgcTATGGAGAAAATCTTGAGCCATTTAGAATTGATGCAAAAATTAGTTGAAACTTTCATAGGTGTAACTGAAAAAAACTTAGAAGTAAGATAAAAGATAGAAGTAAGAAATCTCATGCCAGTGatatctttaaaataatttccttcAAGTAAAGGCTCAGAGCGTAAGTTCTCTAAGGACTCCCCCTAGTGACTGTCCTGCACAACAGCCACCATCACATGTCCCACAGGATCAGCAGTGTAAGTAAAATACCTGCTAAAAACATTGCATTGAATTTGCTTTGCATTGACACAGCACAAAAAGgcagtggggtttttttttcccccagagtgTTATCTGGGTTTTGGAGTGGCAACTGCCATTCAGTTCAATATAAAATGAGAAACGTGGGCTCTGCAAGCTGAGAAATTCAGCATGTTTAGtagaagacaaaaaaagctgGTGCAATCCATTATAAAAGAAGGCCCACTGAATAGTTACTTTCAGTTTACACACTTAAAACCTGAACACGACATGAATATAATCTCCTCTTCCATGcattatttatgatatttaacGTTCCCATCTCGTTTTATCGATCATAAATTACAAATCAACAATACATTTACAATCTTCTAACCCGTAAAACATTTCGCTGAAATGAAACCCCTTTTATATACGGAGAGAGAAGAACAGTTCAGTTGACAGCCTTCTTGTCCAACTTGAAGAGATCGAGAATATCGAGCATGGCCTGTTTAATGTGGCAGCCGAAGCGGTGAGAGTCCTATGAAGACAGACAGTCAGTGAACACTGCAAATTCAACATGCATTCATTTGGTAACAGTAAAAAGTGTGATACTCACAGTCTCTGGACTGGAACGCTTGCTGGATATGTGGAAGTTGATGAGATCTTCTCCAACAATGATGTAGGACACGCCATAACCATCATCTGCAACCTATGATGAGAAAACCATCCATATGGTCAACAAATTTCCTACAGAAGCCCTCTAATGGCATGTTTTAATCTGAACACCTTGTGAAGACCAAGCCATGAATATTAAACATCTATTTTCATCAGTTAATGGCTTAGTAAGCATTACATAATGCCAGTGAAAGAAAGGATGTAAACGGAATATCAGTATTTCTTATAGTACACTTCTACGCAAAAAGTCATTAGGATAGATGTTACTGCCATGCTTCAGGTTTCACTTAGAAGTGAGCACAAAAAAATAACCATTACCAGGAGCAAAATATGATTTGACTTTTCTGCCAAGTGAATTCTATTCATATTTGCTGAATAAAAATTGGAAATTGTACAGCTAAACCATAAATGCTGGCACCTCTGCTTTATTTGCTATATGCCTTGGTTCGACTTGGTATATGCCTAAGACTTACCTTAAAGATGCTGTTTTGGAAGTAGGACATAAGTCTTTATAAATATGACCCTCTATATATTAATTATGTGTTAGCAGTTctttatatacacattttaaatttcagttatttttatttcagtttaagtTAAATTACTAGGGCTTCTGCTGATGATTGCCATGTTGTACCAATTGGAAATCATCCTTCCAAGTATCAAATTACAATGTACTCAGTTGTACTCAGTATtagtttgtgcatgtggacttaCCGGGCCAAAGCCACCTCCACTGGTGACATACTCTGGGTGCTTCTTCAAATCAAAGAGGTCGGCCTGCTGTAGAGGAGTCTGACTGGTGGACAGTCTCCATGGCTCAGACAGcacctacacacaaacaaagcacaAGGACTATTTCAGTCCATGTATTTGGAGACAATATGCTATGTAgcattttctatcattttgtCTTGCAAACTATCTAACGTCAGCAGTCCAAATTGCCTGTTTATAGAAGGTTCATTGTAAAGGGATCTCACCTCTCTGAGAAAGGCTGAGTCAACTCCCAGGTACTTGGACACCACATAGAGGCAGAAAAGATGACGATCGATGCCTTTACCAATCATGGCCTTTCTATAGAGGTCCTGGTGCTTTTCTGCTGCCAACTTCAGCAGTCGcatcctctcatctctctgaatgaagaatgagaaaagaagaatgAGACCAAGTTTTTATACTGACAGAATATcaaatactgtattatttatataatacagaCTGgttaagctgacaggaaggctactaAAAGACTaagcaactaaaaaaaaaaaaaaaaacactctttacaatcgtggtgagcagaaaagcatcttagaatgcaCAAAGCATctaaccttgaggcggatgggaaTTTgtggctacagtgggcacaggctcattgaaactgaacagttgaataTTGTAGAAAGACCAGctgatgattttatgcattgcactgctgccatatgattgattgattgattgattggataattggctgaatgagcaggtgtacaaatgttcctattaaaatggctgGTGAgtataaatttcaaaatattgaGAACACCTGTAAAACCAAAAGTCATCCCAGTCTGGTAAAACAAATAACAGTGCAAAGATGAGCAGTCAGTCTTACGGTCTGTTTTTCATCCATCATGGCACGAACAAACTCGCAAGTCTGCGTGGTGCAGGAGCGAACGGTTTCAGTGCGGCCTTCACGGAACAGCCGTGTCATGGAGGCCTCATATGTCAAGCAGAACTTGCCCTTATCCTGAGGTAAGAAAGAGGTCCTGTCACATCAACACTCTGATCCTAAGTGGCTGAAGCACAGAATCTGAATTGTGAGTGCTATGAATAGTGGCTAGTTTACTTACCCTAAAGTGAGCGAGCTGGAGTGCGATCTGAATAAAGGCATCTGGGCTGGTCCTGCACTTCTTGATTAAACCTTTGCCAAAGTCGTTGAAGGGGATGATGTGCATGTCTACGTCATCTGCTAAGGCATTAGCCACCTTCAGAGAGCTGCTGATCAcagactgacactggagaaaagggaaaaggaacaaaaaataCCTAAACAACTGACCCACCCTGTCCTTTAACTAGACACAACAAGCTGTTAATGAAAGAATGCAAATAAGCACATTAATGGTGTCTGTATGTCAGAAGTATATGAACTTAAACGTGAAAATGCTTAGCACAAAATTAACCATGGTTagagtttaaataaatacagatacgGGTGCTGACAAGTGAGTGGCTGTATACCTCCTCTGAAATATCCCACTGCAGGCGTTGGGGTCCAGGCATACTGGGATGTGGTTTGCCCTGGCAGTGGCCATCTTTAGTGTAGCCCAACTTGACAGGATCCATAGACAACACTtgctgcagcacacacaccagccgTTAATCAACATGATTAATCATTAATCCTTTCATTTGCAAACATGTTGATGATAACATggatggacaaatcactagcaTGGGTGGAcaggcttttctttttttttttttttttttttgtagttcaaAAATAGCTTCAACAAATAGCTTCAACAAccatacaaagaaaaaaaaacctactcatttactttagaaaaaaataataaatcacacttCACAATGATGTGATGCTCATctatcagaatcaggaacaggTAAGTGGAAAAactgatgaaaccaagcaaaataaatttCAGTGCAAAGCCACCTATAACACTTCAGGTAGCATGATATACTTTgaaaatgtttaagaaaaaaataaagaaaaaaaatgtgtgatgtgagGACAGAACACCATACGTCACAGCCAAAACACTGTTCAACAACTTGCTTAAATTTTGTCAAAGTTTCAAACATGATGCGCTAAATGAATAGCTCACTATACGTTAATACATTACGTTACACTCtttttttagcctagtcagtttCTGGGCAACagaaacatgggactgggcagcacagtggAGCTTCCAGCTGAGTGGCAAGCTAGCTAATaattttatgatttgtccacccctgtaataatacataaaatccATGTATGGGTGATTTTGAGGGAGTCACCTCCCAGAGATGGCCCACAATGGGGGCATCAGCCCAGGTATGCTCAGCATTCAGACCCATTGTGCCATTCTTGTACACGATCAGGTTAAAGGACTTGTCAAACCatctggagagaaaaaaaaaaacttacattaggctttttattttcatatgcaaCACACTCCAATTCTTCAGACTTGGAGTCTCATTACCAACATTAGGACTAAAACCATCACTTGAATTCCTTCAACTTCTTTGAATTTGTACTGATAAGAATTTAGTGAAATCCTGACCTGTCATAGCATTTTCCATGAAGCAGAGATTTAGCGTAGCTGTCAAGGGACTGCACAGGGTTATCAAGCTCGTAACGCTGCTCTGTGTCATCCAGCGTGACGAAGAACGCAGCCTTCTCCACTGCGTCCAGAGACTGCTTGTTCTTCCCCCTACTGAAAAACTCAGTGCGGGCCTTCGCCCACGGCACTCTgcggagagaaagaggaagatgcACACACAAAGCAAGTCATTTATGttcataataaaaatgcatatacaACAATTCTGGAAATACTGAGACTTTTTTCAGTTCATATCAGTATGTTTAGCCTTCCACTAGGTAGTGATCAAATAATTAAGCACAGATCAAATAAGCCAAAGTTGCACAGAAACCTTCACTCAAGGCTTTGCGTGTACAATACCTTCACTGCCCTCACCTAGCGCTGCacaataaatcatattttaaagtaCAATTGTGACTTTTGGCTTCATTGATTAGTTGAATCGCAATATTGGTGAGTTAGGTAAAGTTATCCAACGAGATGaattcatcattcatcttcagtgaatGCTTTATCCCTGTGAGGGacacagtggatccggagcccaTTCCTGGAATACACGTTGAATATCTAGGGTGTCATTTATTTTAGCTAATTCACCTACCAGCTTGTtcttgggaagtgggaggaaaacagaacccagagaaaacccacatgggACAAGCATGGGACAAACGTGAACATGTGAAGGCCATTATCTGAGCTCATTGAATTGGTTACTCTTTGTTTACTCTGTTGCTTTAAATTACAAACTCCCTGTTCACATGCTACTGTCCATTTCTTTGCATATTGTgctgacttatttatttaaagtctaAGTGTGGTTAGATTTAGCGTGTCCAATGTCCAATTAGCTAATGTGATTAAAGAACAGTCTTATTCTGATTGAAAGATTTAGACAATTTAGGCttgcataaaaaagaaaagcctcTTTGCTGTTGATAAAGTGCCATTAAGCTATTTTGTCACCAAACTGgctgaataataatataaaataatttccataCTGCTCAAAACAATCCTGATAACCATTTGAGCCATCACTGTGCAGCCCTGCCTCACCTGTCTCCTGCAGTAAGTGCAGCCAGCGTCTCCTCTCCAGCCTGAGGCTTGGACGTATCGGCCAGAATCCTCTCCATCTGTTGCTCAATCTCCCTGGGCAACAGCAAGCGGCCGTCGTAAAACATCCACACTTTGAAATAGCGGCCC
Proteins encoded:
- the cpt1ab gene encoding carnitine O-palmitoyltransferase 1, liver isoform isoform X1, which encodes MAEAHQAVAFQFTVTPDGIDLHLCHEALRQIYLSALHSWKKRFIRFKNGVMTGVYPGSPSGLLVVVGGYMTYTKYAKIDPTLGLFTKLATHLPVSKYITEDTQRIVGGMLIGTGVWVTIIFIMRNILKSLLSWHGWMYNRHGSTSISTKIWLVLVKLFSGPKPMLYSFQSSLPRLPVPPVKDTVKRYLESVRPLMDDEQYKRMEGLAKDFEKNLGPKLQWYLKLKAFWASNYVSDWWEEYIYLRGRGPLMVNSNYYAMDFLYVFPTHLQAARAGNAIHAIMLYRRKLDRAQIKPVYLLENRVPLCSAQWERMFNTSRIPGLETDIIQHVNESKHIVVFHKGRYFKVWMFYDGRLLLPREIEQQMERILADTSKPQAGEETLAALTAGDRVPWAKARTEFFSRGKNKQSLDAVEKAAFFVTLDDTEQRYELDNPVQSLDSYAKSLLHGKCYDRWFDKSFNLIVYKNGTMGLNAEHTWADAPIVGHLWEQVLSMDPVKLGYTKDGHCQGKPHPSMPGPQRLQWDISEECQSVISSSLKVANALADDVDMHIIPFNDFGKGLIKKCRTSPDAFIQIALQLAHFRDKGKFCLTYEASMTRLFREGRTETVRSCTTQTCEFVRAMMDEKQTRDERMRLLKLAAEKHQDLYRKAMIGKGIDRHLFCLYVVSKYLGVDSAFLREVLSEPWRLSTSQTPLQQADLFDLKKHPEYVTSGGGFGPVADDGYGVSYIIVGEDLINFHISSKRSSPETDSHRFGCHIKQAMLDILDLFKLDKKAVN
- the cpt1ab gene encoding carnitine O-palmitoyltransferase 1, liver isoform isoform X2, with protein sequence MAEAHQAVAFQFTVTPDGIDLHLCHEALRQIYLSALHSWKKRFIRFKNGVMTGVYPGSPSGLLVVVGGYMTYTKYAKIDPTLGLFTKLATHLPVSKYITEDTQRIVGGMLIGTGVWVTIIFIMRNILKSLLSWHGWMYNRHGSTSISTKIWLVLVKLFSGPKPMLYSFQSSLPRLPVPPVKDTVKRYLESVRPLMDDEQYKRMEGLAKDFEKNLGPKLQWYLKLKAFWASNYVSDWWEEYIYLRGRGPLMVNSNYYAMDFLYVFPTHLQAARAGNAIHAIMLYRRKLDRAQIKPLMVQNTIPMCSSQYERIFNTTRVPGVEEDIIQHVNESKHIVVFHKGRYFKVWMFYDGRLLLPREIEQQMERILADTSKPQAGEETLAALTAGDRVPWAKARTEFFSRGKNKQSLDAVEKAAFFVTLDDTEQRYELDNPVQSLDSYAKSLLHGKCYDRWFDKSFNLIVYKNGTMGLNAEHTWADAPIVGHLWEQVLSMDPVKLGYTKDGHCQGKPHPSMPGPQRLQWDISEECQSVISSSLKVANALADDVDMHIIPFNDFGKGLIKKCRTSPDAFIQIALQLAHFRDKGKFCLTYEASMTRLFREGRTETVRSCTTQTCEFVRAMMDEKQTRDERMRLLKLAAEKHQDLYRKAMIGKGIDRHLFCLYVVSKYLGVDSAFLREVLSEPWRLSTSQTPLQQADLFDLKKHPEYVTSGGGFGPVADDGYGVSYIIVGEDLINFHISSKRSSPETDSHRFGCHIKQAMLDILDLFKLDKKAVN